In Exiguobacterium sp. 9-2, the genomic window GGGATTATTTTTAGAGACGCTCGTCACGCTCCCGTTCGCTCTCTTGACGCTAGGCGTGACGGATAGTCAACCGCTTGCGATGCCGACGAGTGCACTGCTTGCAATCATCATGCTCGGAATCGCAACAGCAGTTCAATTGATGTTATTTGGATACGGGATGCCGAAAATCCCGTTCGTTTACGTCGGAATTCTGCAGTACATTGCACCAACGTTAACGCTACTCCTTGGAATTTATCTATTTAATGACGTCTTTACGACGATTCACTTCATCGCTTTCCTGTTCATTTGGATTGCCGTTGCTTTGTTTACGATCAGCGGTTTATCAGCAGGAAAGATACGGATGAAGAAGGTATCATAACGAAAGAAGGGATTATGTGAATCTACCGGGATTTTTTGCGACGCTTGTCGCATATATCATTTGGGGGCTCTTACCGCTTTACTGGAAGATGCTCGCTAATGTACCGAGTGAAGAGATACTAGCGCACCGGATCATCTGGTCGTTTCTATTTCTACTCATCTTACTGTCGTTTCAAAAAGCACTTGGAAAATGGAAGACGGCATTGCGTGATCCGTTCACGCGCCGACTCTTTTTCTTAAATGGACTGATCATCAGCTTGAATTGGTTCATCTACATCTGGGCTGTCAATCATCAATTTATCGTTGAGGCGTCGCTCGGCTATTACATCAATCCGCTCGTCAGCATCGTCTTTGGTGTCTTCTTCTTTCAAGAAAAGCTCTCACGGATTGAATGGATCTCGATTGTCCTTGCGACGATCGGTGTTCTGATTTTAACGATTGGCTACGGCGAATTTCCATGGATCTCGATTGCGCTTGCCTTAAGCTTCGGTTTTTACGGCGTCGTCAAAAAACGTCGTCCGCTTGAATCAACGGTCAGTCTGACACTTGAGACGATGGCGCCGCTTCCACTGGCTTTGATCTTCCTCGGATATTGGCAAGTACAGGGAACGTCTTCGATAACCGAATCTGTCGGTACGATGACTGGACTCATCTTAACGGGGATCGTCACCGCTGTGCCACTTTTGTTATTTGGATTCGGGGCACAACGAATTCCATTCACATGGGTTGGATTCTTGCAATTCGTTGCACCAACCTTATCACTTGGACTCGGTGTTTTGCTCTATCATGAACCGTTTACTAAAACACATATGGTGGCGTTTACATGTATTTGGACAGCAGCGATTGTCTTTACGCTCAATGGAGTCTGGATTCGAAAAAAACAGCTTCGAAAAGTCGCGTAAAAAGATAGAAGTCAGACCTCTTGCGTGATAGAATAATATCAGAGTCAAAGGGAAGCCTTAAGGAGGATAACAATCATGAATTTAGCAGGAATGATCGACCATACGGCACTGAAGCCAGAAACATCACGTGCTCAAATCGAAACACTCTGTAAAGAAGCATTAGAATACAAATTCGCAAGCGTCTGCGTTAACCCGACATACGTCGCGTTAGCATCAGAACTCTTAAAGTCAGATGATGACGTGAAAGTATGTACAGTCATCGGGTTCCCACTTGGAGCAAACACGCCAGAAGTAAAAGCATTCGAAACAAAGGATGCCATTCAAAACGGTGCAACAGAAATCGATATGGTTTTAAACATCGGCGCACTAAAAGATGGAAATCTTGAGTTAGTAGAACGTGATATTCGTGCAGTTGTCGAAGCGGCGAACGGTACGCTCGTTAAAGTCATCTTTGAAAACTGTCTTCTTACAAAAGAAGAAATCAAAACAGCTGCTGAACTTTCAGTTAAAGCAGGTGCTAACTTTGTGAAAACATCAACTGGTTTCTCAACAGGTGGTGCAACAGTCGAAGATATCCGTCTCATGCGTGAGACAGTCGGTCCTGATATCGGTGTTAAAGCGTCTGGTGGCGTTCGTGACTTCGAAGGTGCAAAAGCAATGATCGATGCAGGTGCATCACGCATTGGTGCTTCAGCAGGAATCGCAATCGTTACTGGTGGTACGTCTGATAGCGACTACTAAGAATATGTCACATGTCCCTCTTTTTTAGAGGGGCATGTTTTTTTGTTGTGGGATTATTCTGAATTTGGATTTTGTATTAAAAAGTCAGACATCGCTTCCGATAATCAGATGTAGAATGTCGGAAGGGTGTGGAATGAATGAAACGATGGAGTGGAATCATACTGGCATCGACACTAAGCCTTGCAGGATGCGGTAGTGTCATCGATGATCCAGAACGGGCAGTCAAGGAGCGAAAGGAAATGGCGGTCGTCTTATCGGATGTTGGTCTTGGCGATCAATCATTCAGCGATGCAGCGATGAGCGGTATGGCGTTGTTACGGGAGAAGGAAGGCTGGTCGATCGATTACCGGGAATTAAACGAAACGAAGACCTATAAAACAGCATTTGAAGCGTTAGCGAAAAAGAAGCCGACCGTTATCGTCGGACTCGGCTACATGGGGCAGACAGATCTTGAGACCGTTGCTAAAAAATATCCGAAACAACAATTCGCCTTGATTGATGCCGTCTCGACGTTACCGAACGTACTCTCGGTTACGTTCAAAGAGGACGAAGGAAGCTACTTAGCGGGTGCCGCTGCAGGAATCCAAACCAAGACGAATACGATTGGTTTCGTCGGTGGGATGAAGTCGCCTTTGATTGAGAAGTTCGAAAAAGGATACATAGCTGGCGCTAAAGCCGTCAATCCGAAAACAAAGGTACTCATCGAATATGCGGAGGACTTTGCGGCGCCCGAAAAGGGACGGACGCTTGCAAACGAAATGATGCAGAAAAAGGCAGACGTGTTATATGCAGCTGCTGGATTAACAGGGAGCGGCGTCCTTGAGGCAGCGCAAACGAAGGGGAAAAAAGCTATCGGTGTTGATAGCGATCAGACCCCGATCGCGCCTGACGCCGTCATGACGTCGATGCTAAAACAAGTTGATCTTGCGATTACGAAAATCGGACAAGATGTGGATGCAAAAGGACTCCAATCTGGACAAGTCGTCCTTGGTGTCAAAGAAGGGGCAATCCAGTTGGCTCCAATCCGTAATACGAACTTTACGGACGGGGAACGAAAAAAATTAGAGCAGCTGCAACAAGATGTGCTCGAAGGTAAGGTGACGATCCAATGACGTTACGGAAACGATTTTTACTCTCAACATTAGTGACGATTTTGAGTGTCGTCATCTTGATGGGATGGACCTTGTTCCAACTCCGTCAAATTCAATCCTATAACGAAGACTACGGGAAACAACTCGTTGAAATTTCAGAACTCGAAACGAAGCTCTTATATGAACAGGCAGCATGGAACCGACTGGCAAGCCAACCGTCTGAGAGTCAGGCGGAGCAGGTTCAGGCTCTTAGTAGGAAGAACGAGCAAGCTTTGAATCAGCTACAGAAGACATATTTGATTCCAGCGTTTCAAGAAGAGTTGAACCGGGCGGATATGAAGTATAAGACGCTCGCTGCAAAACGGACGGAACTGACGGACGCGGTGAATCCGATTGACATTCGCTCCCATGCCGCACGAATTGAAGGTGTCCTCAGTGATCTCTATACGTTACATACGAAAAATGGGGAGTTTTATGATGTCTTACAACGTGAGGCAAAAGACGAGACATTGAATTTGACGCGGACCGTCCTAATCGCGACATTCCTCCTCTTGATTGGTCTAGCGTTATACAATTGGTACTTCGCACGTAGTATCACGCGACCGATCAGCCGTGTCGTCCGGACAGCAGAGCAAATTTCGGATGGAGACTTGTCACAGGAACTGGTCGTATCCGGTCGAAAAGATGAGATTGGTCGACTCGAGACGGCTGTTGCGCAGATGCAAGGAACTTTACATGAGGTCATCGGAACGATCAGTCGTTCGTCGAACACGATTCGTCAAATGAGTACGGAAGCGACGACAGAGAACGCGAACATCGTCGAAGTTTCTGGTAACATGACCCATGCGATTAATGAGATGGCGAGCGGTACACAAACGGTGTCGGATGATATCCAGACAACGGTCAGTACGATGGCTGATATGCAACAACTCTTCGAGGAGAGCGAACAACGCGCACAAACCGCTTATGCAGAAGGACAGGCGGCAGATCACGTGATGGTTCAAAGTAGTTCTGTCATGGAACAACAGGCTACTTCATTACGCGCGTCAACAGAACAAAATCGTGAACTCGGTCAGAAATTAGAAGGTTTCCTTGAGCAAACGCAACAAATCGAACAGATGGCGCAACTCGTCGCTGGAGTCTCTGCGCAGACGAACTTATTGTCACTCAATGCGGCAATCGAAGCGGCGCGAGCAGGGGAAGCCGGTCGTGGATTTGCCGTCGTGGCGAGTGAAGTTAAAAAGTTAGCAGATGAGACACACGAAGCGACGCGTTCGATCTTCTCACTCGTCCGTTCGATTCGCCAAGACGGCGCTGTTTTACAAGAAGCACTCGTGCAAGCGGAGCGGGAACAGACGAACCAGGTCGAGAATTTTACACACGTCCAACAAGCATTCGGTGAGACGCGTCAAAAAGTAGCGAGTGTGACCGAAACACTCGATTATGTGACGAAACAACTCGTACATTCGAAACAACAAGCCCGCCATGTCGTTGGTCAAGTCAGTACAGTTAGTGGTGTCATGGAAGAACTTGCAGCCGGAAATGAAGAAATCGCTGCTTCGATGCGCGATCAACAGGCATCGTTCGAACAGATTCATCAATTGATGCAAGAACTCGAGTCGACGACGACGTCGCTTGACAGTCAGACACATCAATTCAAAATTTAATGAACACAGCAAAAGTGCACGCATTCTCAGGAAGAGAAGGCGTGCACTTTTTCTTGAATCGACTTAGAAGAAGCTTTCTGGATCGAGCTCATTCGTCCGTCCATTCGCATCATACTGGTATCCACCATCGTGGATTTCAAAATGCAAGTGTGGACCAGTCGAGTTACCGGTGCTTCCGAGAACACCGATTTGCTGTCCTTGTTTGACTTGTTGTCCCTGTTTAACGTTCAAGGCATTCATATGGGCATACACGGTCGTATACGTTTTTCCGTCGATATTATGAGAGATATAGACGTGGTTGCCGTAAGGACCACCGGAACTTGCTAAGATGACTGTTCCATTTGCAGACGCAACGATTGGCGAGTTGAGTGGACCAGCGAAGTCGGTTCCATTGTGGTACGCATAACCATTACTTCCGCTTGCTGCACCCATTCCTTGCGAAACAGAGCCTTGAGCAGGTTTGATGAATTTACCTTTTGCTTTTGAGATGACTTTCGTGCTGGCCTTGCTAACAGATGCTGGCACTGCCGATTGTTTTGCAGCTTTTGCTGCAGCTGCTTTCGCGGCACGTGCTGCAGCTTTTTCTGCCTCTTCCTGTGCCTTCAGTTGGGCCGATGCCTCTTTCAGGCTAAGGATACTGGATTCGATTTTTTTCTTTTGCGACGTCAGACGTTTCAGAAGTGCTGTTCGCTTTTGTTTTTCTTGTTTTAATTCACGTTGTTTCTTTTTTAAAACATTACGATCTTCAATCAAGTCTTGGCGTGTCTGCTTCAGTTCTTCTTTCGCAGCTGCCAGTTCTTTTTTGTTTGATTCGTAATCTTTTAATAAAGAAGCATCACTTTCCGCGATTGTATTGAAGGCGTTGAAACGGCTAATCATATCACCGACATCTTTTGCGCCGAAGACGGCTTCAAGCAGTGGGGCGTTATCGGCTTTCGACTGACGGACCGCTAGACGATCACCGAGCATTTTTTCTTGTTTCTTGATTTTTTTTTGCAACTTCTCGATCTTATCTTCTAATCGAGCAATCTGTTTCGTGTTTTCGTCGATTTTCTTTTGATTCTCGACGACTTGTAATGTCAGCCCATTAATCTGTTGATCCAGGGCGTAGACTTGTTGCTGTGCTTTAGATAATTGATTATTTTTTTGAGACAACGCCTCGCGTTGCTTCGATTGTTGTTGCTGGTTTTGTTGTTGCTTTTCTCTATATGAACTTGCTGCGTCGACGGGAGTTGTCGTCATGAGCGGACTTGCGAGTAAAGTGAGTGTCATGAGCGATAGCCCGAGTGACTTTCCGAAAGGTCGTTTCATAAACTAAGCGTCATTCCTTTCCCTTGTGAAGTGTTACCTATCCCACTCTAACAAGAAAATCAGAAAATCCACTTTACAATTCTTTTAAAAAAATACAAGAGAAGCTAGCAGAAAGTATGAAGAATTTATGAAAATAATGATGCGTGAACAGAAGAATAAATAGAATATGTTGATATGAAAGGAAAAATCATTATGTAATTGATTGATTTCCGAATGATGTTAGAAGATATATTTTTGTAACATCGTATAAATAGAAGGTTTATTAATGTTTGAAAAAGGTATAAATATAGTTTTTGTGAAATGAAAAAGTGCCCCGAAAGGCACTCCATCCGAATCATTCTTCATAAATCATCTTTCGTGTCATCCCACCGTCTAGGACCAGTGTTTCGCCCGTCAAGAAATCGTTATCCGGGTGTGTTAGATAGAGAGCCGCACGAGCGACATCACTTGGTTTTCCGACGCGACCAGCTGGATGTTGACTATGATCTTCAGGTGATAGTTCTTGATAGTCACCGGTTTCAATCCAACCAGGAGCAATCGCGTTGACGAGAATTCCGTCTTCTCCGAGTGAGACAGCAAGTGCATGGGTCAGAGCAAAAATGCCACCTTTCGTCGATGCATAAGATTCTGTATGCGGTTCCGACATGAAGGCGCGGGTCGAAGCCAGGTTGACGATCCGACCACCACTTTTACTTTGTTTCAAATAAGGTGTAGCGGCCTTAGTAGTTAAAAAGATACTACGCAGGTTCGTATGATGAACCCGATCCCATTCCTCAAGTGACAATTCGAGTAAGGGTTTTCGAATCATGATACCGGCGTTATTGATGACGATGTCGATACGACCAGTATGTTCAATCGCTTTCTCAATCAACAGTTGAACGTCTTTTTCGTGTTGGATATCGAGGTGATAGAAGTAAGCCGTCCCACCATCTTCTTCAATTTGTTGAACTAATTCGTCTCCTGTCATCTGATCGATGTCAGCAAGAACGACATTTGCGCCATGCGAAGCGTAGGTGCGGGCGAGTTCTGCACCAATGCCATTCGCGGCTCCCGTAATGATGACGGTTTGATTAACATGATTCATAAAAATCATCCTTTCTGTAACGCTTCTCTCCCTTTTTTACCGTTCCATCATATCCTGAAACCTGACAGGATTATCATCCGTAGGAACAGGGAAATAGAAAAGCGTCGAAGTTACTTTAGAATGGGGGAAAATAGGAATGAAATTCTCGAATCAACAATTAGAAAAACAACAAAATCAATATGCCGAAGATGCAAAAGATTATATTGATCGCCCGAAAAAGACGAACTCGCTGTTACAACGAGCAACTGCAAAGGTAAACGGGAACTCTCGTTTGTCCGTCGTCTTTTCACCGTTGACGTTGTTCGTCGATATGATTCGCGCGTACCAGTCAGGTGAATACCGTAACATTCGTCGTACGACGATCTTAAAAGTAATCGGCGCATTGGTTTATCTCGTGTCACCAATTGACCTCGTACCTGATTTCGTACTCGGATTTGGATTTGCAGACGATATCGCGGTCATCCTTTTCGTCACGAAAACAGTCTTTGAAGAATTGACACGTTTCAGCGACTGGCAAGATGAACAACAAAAACGTCGTACGCAACCATTGCAAAGCGAGGATGCGTATTGATCAAATAGATGATCCGAGCGACTTCACACAAGAAGTCGCTCTTTCTGATGTAAAAAGAGCCGTTTCCTGTACGCCCTCTTGAAATTTCGATACACTAGAAATAGTTGGTAAAGAGAGAGGGAGGGCGAAAATGGGACACCACTGGATGGAATCATACGGTTATATCGGGATCATGATGACGCTCATGTTTCCATTCATACCGAGCGAAGTACCGCTCGCGTATGCAGGATATCTCGTGCATACGGCACAGGCGAATCTGCTATTCATGGTGTTCCTTGCTGTAGTAAGCTTCGTCATTAGTCAGAACCTCTTTTTTACGATTGGACAGTTCGGGAGTGAACGGTTATTGAATCGTTTATTCAAATGGTTTCGGATTTCAGAAACAAAAATGCTCCAGTTTCAGACGCAAATGGAGACGAAAGGACGCTATATTCTTCTTCTTTCTCCGATGTGGCGTATCGGATTTGCGATTGGTGCCGGTCTAACTGGTGTTTCACGCTGGACGTTTACCGTCGTGACGACGATTGCCTTTTTCCTCTGGTCGACGCTCTTCATTTGGGGCGGGAAAGCTGTTGGTCATGAATGGCGAAAATTGCATCACCTCAATCATCCGATAGTTTGGATTGGTTTAGGCGTGTTGATTACGGTTGGCTATTTGATTCAGAAAAAGAGAAAAGCAAAAAAAGAGATGTAAAAGGAGTGGGAACATGGCAATTATCTTATTCGATATTGACGGTACATTGATTGACTCAACGGAACAAATGACAGAAGCAATCCATCGGGCGATGGAGGACATGCCGCATCTTCCAAAACCTTCGCAAGAAAGTGTTCAGGCAAGCTACGGTCTAGCAGGAAGCGCCTTTTGGCGAAAAGCGATTCCGGAAGCCTCAGAAGAGGATATTCGGTTAATCCGTAAAAAGAGACATGGTCATCTAGAAGCAACGATGGTTGAACAGAACGTCTTGTTCGACGGAATTCGATCATTATTGCAAGCTCTTGTTTCAGCGGGACACACGGTCTCAACTGCAAGTAATTGCGGCAACCATTATCTAAACCTTGTGCTTGATAGTCAGGAAATCCGCTCGTTCTTCACAAGTCCGAAATGCTTGGAATCCGTCAATGGAAAAGAAAAATCGGATATCTTACGCGCTCACCGCGATGAGTTTGGAGAAGGATCTTACTGGATGATTGGAGATCGGTCTTCTGATGTCGAAGCGGCTCGTAAGGAACATATGCCGGTCGTCTTATGTCAATATGGTTTTGGTACGCCATCCGAGTGGAATTCGGCAGATCATGTCATCGAGACACCGCTTGATTTGTTAACAGTGATTGAAAAATAAAGAAGTAAGAAGCCAAGCTAGACACGTCGATTTTTTCAGACGGTCGGCTTGGCTTTTTTGTGGTTAAAATATCAATCAAGATGCACTTACTCGAAATCAAGTCGGTACGGTTCTGCGCTCATCCATGGACGGAACTTCCGGAAGAGTAGATGGAACAATAAACAGAGAATAATGGGTAAGACGATAAAAAGACCAAGCACGAATGTCATATTGAAGAGCGTCCATCCTCCTGACATCAGGTGTAGCGCATTGATTGGACCGATTAAACCAGACATTCCAAATCCGGCACTAAACGGTGTACCTTGAACACCGAGCATTCCAGCTAATGCACCAAGGATAGCGGCACTACACATGACAGGTAGAATCATCAATGGATTACGAATGAAGTTCGCCATCTGAATTTTAGGAGAACCGAGAAAATGAGCAATCGACGTTCCGCGTGAATTCGCTTGCCAACCGGCAATCGCAAGACCAAACCCAGCGGCACAGACACCTAGATTGGCAGCTCCGGCAGCAACACCCGATAAACTGATCGCGGTTGCAATGCCGACCGTCGAAAGCGGAGAGACGATGAGAACGGAAAAGGCGACCGCAATTAGAATGCCCATCAAGACGGGTTGAAGTGCCGTGAAGTCTGAGATGACATGTCCTATTGCTGTTGTGATCCGTGTGACGAACGGATACGTCAGAACACCAATTCCACCGGCACCGACAATCAAAATCGTTGGCATGACAAGGACCGTATATGTTTTGAAGCGTTCACCAATCAATAAGACGATTGCTGTTGCAATAGCTGCCGTCAAACCAGCATTGATGACATCACCTGTACCGACGAAAACGAATGTCGCATCCGCACGGGTCGCAACACCTGAGCCGACGACCGTCGCGAGTCCAATCGATGTGGTGGCGATCGGTGTTACTTTAAATTGCATCGCTACGGCGACACCAATCACCATTGGTAAAAGTCGCATCGCGAGTGTCGTTGCGTCCAAAACGTGTTGGGCACCAGAAACGTATGGCAATAATGCCTTAGCGAGTTCACCGAGTAAGGCTCCTGGAATAAGGGCAACGAGAATTCCAATACTGAGACCGTTTAAAACATGCACTGCAAATTGACGTGGCTGACGCAAAATAGATGAATCCACAAAATCCTCTCCTTATGTAACGCTTTTGTGCATAACAGTATAAAAGTTATGAATTGTGTTTTATCTTACGGTAAGAACAGAAGGACGTCAAGAAAAAGTTAGAAAATTCCAAACGAGCAAAGGATTCGTCTTTCAGAAACGGAATTGTTACAGTGAAGAAGTATATTGAATGAGGAGGTCATGAATCATGTCAGAACAACGTATCGTATTGGCGGAACGACCAAACGGAAAACCAACAGGGGAAACATTCCGTTATGAATCATTTGAGTTAGCAGATTTACGAGAAGGGCAAGTCGCACTGGAGTCACTCTATATCTCAGTCGATCCATATATGCGGGGACGTATGAACGATACGCGTTCTTAT contains:
- the rarD gene encoding EamA family transporter RarD — its product is MNLPGFFATLVAYIIWGLLPLYWKMLANVPSEEILAHRIIWSFLFLLILLSFQKALGKWKTALRDPFTRRLFFLNGLIISLNWFIYIWAVNHQFIVEASLGYYINPLVSIVFGVFFFQEKLSRIEWISIVLATIGVLILTIGYGEFPWISIALALSFGFYGVVKKRRPLESTVSLTLETMAPLPLALIFLGYWQVQGTSSITESVGTMTGLILTGIVTAVPLLLFGFGAQRIPFTWVGFLQFVAPTLSLGLGVLLYHEPFTKTHMVAFTCIWTAAIVFTLNGVWIRKKQLRKVA
- the deoC gene encoding deoxyribose-phosphate aldolase, with product MNLAGMIDHTALKPETSRAQIETLCKEALEYKFASVCVNPTYVALASELLKSDDDVKVCTVIGFPLGANTPEVKAFETKDAIQNGATEIDMVLNIGALKDGNLELVERDIRAVVEAANGTLVKVIFENCLLTKEEIKTAAELSVKAGANFVKTSTGFSTGGATVEDIRLMRETVGPDIGVKASGGVRDFEGAKAMIDAGASRIGASAGIAIVTGGTSDSDY
- a CDS encoding BMP family lipoprotein, whose translation is MKRWSGIILASTLSLAGCGSVIDDPERAVKERKEMAVVLSDVGLGDQSFSDAAMSGMALLREKEGWSIDYRELNETKTYKTAFEALAKKKPTVIVGLGYMGQTDLETVAKKYPKQQFALIDAVSTLPNVLSVTFKEDEGSYLAGAAAGIQTKTNTIGFVGGMKSPLIEKFEKGYIAGAKAVNPKTKVLIEYAEDFAAPEKGRTLANEMMQKKADVLYAAAGLTGSGVLEAAQTKGKKAIGVDSDQTPIAPDAVMTSMLKQVDLAITKIGQDVDAKGLQSGQVVLGVKEGAIQLAPIRNTNFTDGERKKLEQLQQDVLEGKVTIQ
- a CDS encoding methyl-accepting chemotaxis protein; its protein translation is MTLRKRFLLSTLVTILSVVILMGWTLFQLRQIQSYNEDYGKQLVEISELETKLLYEQAAWNRLASQPSESQAEQVQALSRKNEQALNQLQKTYLIPAFQEELNRADMKYKTLAAKRTELTDAVNPIDIRSHAARIEGVLSDLYTLHTKNGEFYDVLQREAKDETLNLTRTVLIATFLLLIGLALYNWYFARSITRPISRVVRTAEQISDGDLSQELVVSGRKDEIGRLETAVAQMQGTLHEVIGTISRSSNTIRQMSTEATTENANIVEVSGNMTHAINEMASGTQTVSDDIQTTVSTMADMQQLFEESEQRAQTAYAEGQAADHVMVQSSSVMEQQATSLRASTEQNRELGQKLEGFLEQTQQIEQMAQLVAGVSAQTNLLSLNAAIEAARAGEAGRGFAVVASEVKKLADETHEATRSIFSLVRSIRQDGAVLQEALVQAEREQTNQVENFTHVQQAFGETRQKVASVTETLDYVTKQLVHSKQQARHVVGQVSTVSGVMEELAAGNEEIAASMRDQQASFEQIHQLMQELESTTTSLDSQTHQFKI
- a CDS encoding murein hydrolase activator EnvC family protein, which produces MTLTLLASPLMTTTPVDAASSYREKQQQNQQQQSKQREALSQKNNQLSKAQQQVYALDQQINGLTLQVVENQKKIDENTKQIARLEDKIEKLQKKIKKQEKMLGDRLAVRQSKADNAPLLEAVFGAKDVGDMISRFNAFNTIAESDASLLKDYESNKKELAAAKEELKQTRQDLIEDRNVLKKKQRELKQEKQKRTALLKRLTSQKKKIESSILSLKEASAQLKAQEEAEKAAARAAKAAAAKAAKQSAVPASVSKASTKVISKAKGKFIKPAQGSVSQGMGAASGSNGYAYHNGTDFAGPLNSPIVASANGTVILASSGGPYGNHVYISHNIDGKTYTTVYAHMNALNVKQGQQVKQGQQIGVLGSTGNSTGPHLHFEIHDGGYQYDANGRTNELDPESFF
- a CDS encoding SDR family NAD(P)-dependent oxidoreductase codes for the protein MNHVNQTVIITGAANGIGAELARTYASHGANVVLADIDQMTGDELVQQIEEDGGTAYFYHLDIQHEKDVQLLIEKAIEHTGRIDIVINNAGIMIRKPLLELSLEEWDRVHHTNLRSIFLTTKAATPYLKQSKSGGRIVNLASTRAFMSEPHTESYASTKGGIFALTHALAVSLGEDGILVNAIAPGWIETGDYQELSPEDHSQHPAGRVGKPSDVARAALYLTHPDNDFLTGETLVLDGGMTRKMIYEE
- a CDS encoding YkvA family protein is translated as MKFSNQQLEKQQNQYAEDAKDYIDRPKKTNSLLQRATAKVNGNSRLSVVFSPLTLFVDMIRAYQSGEYRNIRRTTILKVIGALVYLVSPIDLVPDFVLGFGFADDIAVILFVTKTVFEELTRFSDWQDEQQKRRTQPLQSEDAY
- a CDS encoding DedA family protein, which encodes MGHHWMESYGYIGIMMTLMFPFIPSEVPLAYAGYLVHTAQANLLFMVFLAVVSFVISQNLFFTIGQFGSERLLNRLFKWFRISETKMLQFQTQMETKGRYILLLSPMWRIGFAIGAGLTGVSRWTFTVVTTIAFFLWSTLFIWGGKAVGHEWRKLHHLNHPIVWIGLGVLITVGYLIQKKRKAKKEM
- a CDS encoding HAD family hydrolase; this encodes MAIILFDIDGTLIDSTEQMTEAIHRAMEDMPHLPKPSQESVQASYGLAGSAFWRKAIPEASEEDIRLIRKKRHGHLEATMVEQNVLFDGIRSLLQALVSAGHTVSTASNCGNHYLNLVLDSQEIRSFFTSPKCLESVNGKEKSDILRAHRDEFGEGSYWMIGDRSSDVEAARKEHMPVVLCQYGFGTPSEWNSADHVIETPLDLLTVIEK
- a CDS encoding PTS transporter subunit IIC — translated: MDSSILRQPRQFAVHVLNGLSIGILVALIPGALLGELAKALLPYVSGAQHVLDATTLAMRLLPMVIGVAVAMQFKVTPIATTSIGLATVVGSGVATRADATFVFVGTGDVINAGLTAAIATAIVLLIGERFKTYTVLVMPTILIVGAGGIGVLTYPFVTRITTAIGHVISDFTALQPVLMGILIAVAFSVLIVSPLSTVGIATAISLSGVAAGAANLGVCAAGFGLAIAGWQANSRGTSIAHFLGSPKIQMANFIRNPLMILPVMCSAAILGALAGMLGVQGTPFSAGFGMSGLIGPINALHLMSGGWTLFNMTFVLGLFIVLPIILCLLFHLLFRKFRPWMSAEPYRLDFE